The genomic DNA CACGAGTAATAAAAACATAAAAAATAAAGATGCTAAAATAACAGACTATCTTATTATTTCTCACCTTCGAGATACAACCTATGTAGATACCACACAAAGTATTATTAAAGAATATAAATACAATTATTTACGTAAAGATAATTTTAACCTAATGCCTTTTTCAAATTTAGGGCAAACATATAATACATTAAGTTATGATGTTAAAGAGACTTCTTTAATGCCAAAATTTGGAGCACGAGCTAGACATTTTAATTATATGGAAGTTGATGATATTAACTATTACCATGTGCCAACACCATTAACAGAGTTGTTTTATAAATCTGCTTTCGAGCAAGGCCAACTATTAGACGCCTTTTTTACTACAAATGTTTCTAAACAATTAAACTTTTCTATAGCTTATAAAGGGTTAAGATCCCTAGGTAAATACCAAAACCTACTTACAAGTACAGGTAATTTTAGATCAACGGTAAGCTATAAAACCAAAAACAAAAGATATGTTTTAAACGCGCACTTTGTTGCTCAAGATTTATTAAACCAAGAAAATGGAGGTTTAACAGATGAAAGTGTAGCATTCTTTATGTCTGGTGACGATGAGTTTAAAAACCGTGGCGTTCTAGAAGTTAATTTTGAAAATGCAGAAAACATTCTTGAAGGAAAACGTTTTTATTTAAATCAATCTTATGATTTGATATCAAAAAAAGATTCTACAGCAAACAACACATTAAGCGTTGCTCATGTTATGAATCTTGAAGATAAGTTTTATATGTACGATCAATCAATTGAAGAAGATGAATTTTTTGGAGACGCATATAGAACAACAAACCTAAAAGATAAAGTAACATTAGAAGAGTTTAGTAATCAATTACAATTAAACTACGGTAATAAAATACTAGGTGATATACAATTAAATGCCTCTCATACAAATTACAATTATGGTTACAATAAAATAATTGTTTTAAATAATCAAACCATTCCTAATAGATTAAAAGGAGATATTTTAGCAGTAGGAGGTAAGTATCAAAAACAACTTGGAGGTTTTAGACTACAGGGAGATTTAGGAGCAAATGTTAGCGGCGATTTTAATGGCAACCATATTACAGTAAAAGCAAGTTATAATTTAAATAATGATATAAAATTATTAGCACAAATAAATAACAATTCAAAAGCTCCAAATTACAATCAACAGCTATACCAAAGTGATTATATAAACTATAACTGGAAAACTCAATTCAAAAACATTAAAACTCAGCAACTTTTATTTAATCTAAAATCTAAAAAATTAGCAAATATTACAGTAGATGCATCTACAATAAATGACTACGTATATTTTAAAAAGGACGAAACAAGTAATACCGTTAAGCCGTTTCAGTCAGATAAGTCAATAACCTATTTAAGACTTAAGCTTAATAAAGAAATTGGATACCGTAATTTTTACCTAAACAATACTATAATGTATCAAAATGTAAAAGACGATAATCAAGTATTTAACGTACCACAAATTATAACCCGAAACACGTTGTACTATGCCAACCATTTGTTTAAAAAAGCACTTTACTTACAAACAGGCATAACATTTAATTACTTCTCAAAATACAATATGAATGCATACGATCCATTACTTGCAGAGTTTTATGTGCAAAATGAACAAGAATTAGGAGGTTACCCAAGATTAGATTTCTTTATAAATGCAAAAATTCGACAAACAAGGATCTTTTTAAAAGCAGAACATTTTAATGCAGCCTGGTCCGGTTATGATTATTTTGCAGCACCTAATAATCCATATAGAGATTTTTCAGTGAGATTTGGAGTAGTTTGGAACTTCTTTTTATAATCCAATAACTAAATAAATATTAAAAATGGCGTTCCCAAAGGGCGGGCTTTCCACTATATCTTTTTTTTAGAAATAAAAAAAAGGATGCCGTATCAATCCCTAACGCAACAAACATTTTCAAAAAAAGGTATAATTATTACAAATAAGAATCATACACTTATTTAAGTAGTTTAACTAATATATAGATTAGAGGTAAAAGCATAAAATTAAGGGTATATATAATAAGGACAAAGATAATAAATAAGCGTAAAAAAAATAAGTCTATAAAGCATTGATTAGAAGCTTTTAAGCGAGGTGTTTAAAATAAAACACAAAAAAGATAAATTAAAAGCTTGTTAAAGAAATAAATGGTTGTATATTTGCAGCCGCTTAGCGCTTAAGCTATATAGGCAAAGGCACAAAAGTGACGTTCAAAAAAAGGTTAAAAAAAATAAATAAAAAAAGTTTCAAAAAAGCTTTTTATATTAAATAAAGGTTGTATGTTTGCAGCCGCAAAAAACACCAAAGTTTAGAGCGAAAAAGTTCAGTAGTATTTTTATTTTTTAGTGATTTAAAAGGGGATAAAAATTTTCAAAAAAAAACTAAAAAAACATTGCGTAGAACAAAAAAGGGTTTTACATTTGCAGCCCGCTAATGAGGTAACAAAATTAGCGAATAAAAATTAGAATATAAAGTTCATAAACATATTGAATTGACAGCGTAAGTTTTTAACTGGAAACGGTTAGAGACAAACAAGAGAATAAACCATTCGAGTACTAAATTAATTTCTTTGGTTGTTAAGCATATTAGTGGAAACACTTAAAAATTTAACGATGAAGAGTTTGATCCTGGCTCAGGATGAACGCTAGCGGCAGGCTTAACACATGCAAGTCGAGGGGTAACAGGGGAGCTTGCTTCTGCTGACGACCGGCGCACGGGTGCGTAACGCGTATAGAATCTACCTTGTACTAAGGGATAGCCTTTGGAAACGAAGATTAATACCTTATAGTATATCGACTCGGCATCGGGATGATATTAAAGATTACGGTACAAGATGACTATGCGTTCTATTAGCTAGATGGTGTGGTAACGGCACACCATGGCAACGATAGATAGGGGCCCTGAGAGGGGGATCCCCCACACTGGTACTGAGACACGGACCAGACTCCTACGGGAGGCAGCAGTGAGGAATATTGGACAATGGAGGCAACTCTGATCCAGCCATGCCGCGTGCAGGAAGACTGCCCTATGGGTTGTAAACTGCTTTTATACAGGAAGAAACACCTCTACGTGTAGAGGCTTGACGGTACTGTAAGAATAAGGATCGGCTAACTCCGTGCCAGCAGCCGCGGTAATACGGAGGATCCAAGCGTTATCCGGAATCATTGGGTTTAAAGGGTCCGTAGGTGGATAATTAAGTCAGAGGTGAAATCCTGCAGCTCAACTGTAGAATTGCCTTTGATACTGGTTATCTTGAGTTATTATGAAGTAGTTAGAATATGTAGTGTAGCGGTGAAATGCATAGATATTACATAGAATACCAATTGCGAAGGCAGATTACTAATAATCAACTGACACTGATGGACGAAAGCGTGGGGAGCGAACAGGATTAGATACCCTGGTAGTCCACGCCGTAAACGATGGTCACTAGCTGTTCGAACTTCGGTTTGAGTGGCTAAGCGAAAGTGATAAGTGACCCACCTGGGGAGTACGTTCGCAAGAATGAAACTCAAAGGAATTGACGGGGGCCCGCACAAGCGGTGGAGCATGTGGTTTAATTCGATGATACGCGAGGAACCTTACCAGGGCTTAAATGTAAATTGACAGGTTTAGAGATAGACTTTTCTTCGGACAATTTACAAGGTGCTGCATGGTTGTCGTCAGCTCGTGCCGTGAGGTGTCAGGTTAAGTCCTATAACGAGCGCAACCCCTGTTGTTAGTTGCCAGCGATTCAAGTCGGGAACTCTAACAAGACTGCCAGTGCAAACTGTGAGGAAGGTGGGGATGACGTCAAATCATCACGGCCCTTACGTCCTGGGCTACACACGTGCTACAATGGTAGGGACAGAGAGCAGCCACTGGGCGATCAGGAGCGAATCTATAAACCCTATCACAGTTCGGATCGGAGTCTGCAACTCGACTCCGTGAAGCTGGAATCGCTAGTAATCGCATATCAGCCATGATGCGGTGAATACGTTCCCGGGCCTTGTACACACCGCCCGTCAAGCCATGGAAGCTGGGAGTGCCTGAAGTCCGTCACCGTAAGGAGCGGCCTAGGGTAAAATCGGTAACTAGGGCTAAGTCGTAACAAGGTAGCCGTACCGGAAGGTGCGGCTGGAACACCTCCTTTCTAGAGAAAGACGACCGATAAAATTTAAAACAAGGAAAAAATTGTTTATTCTCCTGCTGTTAATTTAAAATCTATTATAGTAGAGTCTCATAGCTCAGCTGGTTAGAGCGCTACACTGATAATGTAGAGGTCGGCAGTTCGAGTCTGCCTGAGACTACTAACTACTATAGGAAAAAAGGAAATTCTAGAAGTTGTCAATTCTAAATAATTAAGTTCTGAATGCAATATTCGGGATTTAATAATGGGGGATTAGCTCAGCTGGCTAGAGCGCCTGCCTTGCACGCAGGAGGTCATCGGTTCGACTCCGATATTCTCCACGATTCAGTTTAAATACTGAAAAGTTCATTGACATATTGAAAAAAGATACATGAAATACAAATTAATGAGATTAAATCTCATTAATATTAATAATAACATGCTAATAGTTAGTAACGAGCTGCTATTAGTAATGTAACTCATTAAAAAAGCAAAAAGTACAATAAGCTAAATAAGAGCGTATGGGGAATGCCTAGGCTCTCAGAGGCGATGAAGGACGTGATAAGCTGCGAAAAGTTACGGGGATTGGCACATACAAATTGATCCGTAAATATCCGAATGGGGCAACCCCAGCATATTGAAGATATGTTATCCGCAAGGAGGCGAACCCGGAGAACTGAAACATCTAAGTACCCGGAGGAGAAGAAAACAAAAGTGATTCCGTTAGTAGTGGCGAGCGAACGCGGATTAGCCCAAACCAGTAATGTTACGGCATTTCTGGGGTTGTAGGACTGCAATATTTGAGCTGTGATGAATTAGAATAGTTTGGAAAAACTAACCAAAGAGGGTGATAGTCCCGTATAAGTAAAGAGCAGTAAGATAGCAGTATCCTGAGTAGTGCGGGACACGAGTAATCCTGTATGAAACAGTCGGGACCATCCGATAAGGCTAAATACTCCTGAGAGACCGATAGTGAACTAGTACCGTGAGGGAAAGGTGAAAAGAACCCTGAATAAGGGAGTGAAATAGATCCTGAAACCATACGCTTACAAGCGGTCGGAGCCCTTTGGGGTGACGGCGTGCCTTTTGCATAATGAGCCTACGAGTTACCGTTGCTAGCAAGGTTAAGTGATTAAGTCACGAATCCGTAGCGAAAGCGAGTCTGAATAGGGCGCTTTAGTTAGTAGTGGTAGACGCGAAACCGTGTGATCTACCCATGGGCAGGTTGAAGCTGTAGTAACATACAGTGGAGGACCGAACCGGTTGACGTTGAAAAGTCTTCGGATGACCTGTGGGTAGGGGTGAAAGGCCAATCAAACTCGGAAATAGCTCGTACTCCCCGAAATGCATTTAGGTGCAGCGTTGATTTATAGTTTTATAGAGGTAGAGCTACTGATTGGATGCGGGGGCTTCACCGCCTACCAATTCCTGACAAACTCCGAATGCTATAAAATGTTAATCAGCAGTGAGGGCATGGGTGCTAAGGTCCATGTCCGAGAGGGAAAGAACCCAGACCATCAGCTAAGGTCCCCAAATATATGTTAAGTTGAATAAACGAGGTTGAACTGCTTTGACAGCTAGGATGTTGGCTTGGAAGCAGCCATTCATTTAAAGAGTGCGTAACAGCTCACTAGTCGAGCGGTTCGGCATGGATAATAATCGGGCATAAACATATTACCGAAGCTATGGACTTGTAAAAGTGGTAGGGGAGCATTGTAGTGGCGTTGAAGGTGTGCTGTGAGGCATGCTGGAGTAGCTACAAAAGAAAATGTAGGCATAAGTAACGATAATGCGGGCGAGAAACCCGCACTCCGAAAGACTAAGGTTTCCTCAGCTATGCTAATCAGCTGAGGGTTAGTCGGGACCTAACGCGAACCCGAAAGGGGTAGTGGATGGACAACAGGTTAATATTCCTGTACCTGCTCACACTAAAAGTGACGGAGGCGAATAGTTAGTGCGCACAGACGGAATTGTGCGTTGAAAAGAGTGGTAACACCTTGATAGTACACTAAGACTACGGTCGCGGTGATAATCTAGCGAATCGACTTCCAAGAAAAGCGAGTGAAGCAGCCCGTACCCTAAACCGACACAGGTAGTTGGGATGAGAATTCTAAGGAGCTCGAGAGATTCATGGCTAAGGAACTAGGCAAAATAGACCTGTAACTTCGGGAGAAAGGTCGCCACCCTTCGGGGTGGCCGCAGTGAAAAGGTCCAGGCGACTGTTTATCAAAAACACAGGGCTATGCTAAATTGAAAGATGACGTATATGGCCTGACACCTGCCCGGTGCTGGAAGGTTAAGTGGAGTTGTTAGCTTCGGCGAAGCAATCAAATGAAGCCCCAGTAAACGGCGGCCGTAACTATAACGGTCCTAAGGTAGCGAAATTCCTTGTCGGGTAAGTTCCGACCTGCACGAATGGTGCAACGATCTGGACACTGTCTCAGCCATGAGCTCGGTGAAATTGTAGTATCGGTGAAGATGCCGATTACCCGCTGTGGGACGAAAAGACCCCGTGAACCTTTACTATAGTTTAGTATTGGCTTTGGATAAGTAATGTGTAGGATAGGTGGGAGACTTTGAAGCAGCATCGCTAGGTGTTGTGGAGTCATTGTTGAAATACCACCCTTTGCTTATCTAGAGTCTAACCCACAGAGTGGGAACAGTGCTTGATGGGTAGTTTGACTGGGGTGGTCGCCTCCAAAAGAGTAACGGAGGCTTCTAAAGGTTCCCTCAGCACGCTTGGTAACCGTGCGTAGAGTGCAATGGCATAAGGGAGCTTGACTGAGAGACCTACAAGTCGATCAGGTACGAAAGTAGAGCATAGTGATCCGGTGGTTCCGCATGGAAGGGCCATCGCTCAAAGGATAAAAGGTACTCCGGGGATAACAGGGCTGATCTCCCCCAAGAGCTCACATCGACGGGGGGGTTTGGCACCTCGATGTCGGCTCGTCACATCCTGGGGCTGGAGAAGGTCCCAAGGGTTGGGCTGTTCGCCCATTAAAGTGGCACGCGAGCTGGGTTCAGAACGTCGTGAGACAGTTCGGTCTCTATCTACAGTGGGCGTTAGAAATTTGAGTGGATCTGACTCTAGTACGAGAGGACCGAGTTGGACTAACCTCTGGTGTATCTGTTGTTCCGCCAGGAGCATTGCAGAGTAGCTACGTTGGGAAGGGATAAGCGCTGAAAGCATATAAGCGCGAAACCCACCACAAGATGAGATTTCTTTAAAGGGTCGTGGGAGATTACCACGTTGATAGGTCATAGGTGTAAAGGCAGTAATGTCATAGCCGAGTGATACTAATAACCCATAGGCTTATTGTACGCCTGTTTTTTTATTAAGTTCAATATTATTATTAATTATTATCATGTTTTAACACTTAGTGTTCTTTTTTCAATATGTTTTATATACGGTTAAGTATAATTATTATACATACACCGAAAGATTTAAGGTGATTATAGCGATAGGGCTCACCTCTTACCATTCCGAACAGAGAAGTTAAGCCTATTAGCGCCGATGGTACTACATTTGTGGGAGAGTAGGTCGTCGCCTTTTTTATAAATCCTCAACGTTTATTCGTTGAGGATTTTTTTTTGCCTTTTTGTAAGATTATATTTAAAAATCTTATTAAATTTATAATTTATGTTTATAAATAAGGAAATTGATTTAGCTTGGGATTTTATTAATAACACTGATAGAAATATATTTTTAACAGGTAAAGCAGGTACAGGAAAAACTACATTTCTTCATAAATTAAAAAAAGATTCTATAAAAAGAATGGTTATAGTTGCACCAACAGGTGTAGCAGCAATTAATGCTAAAGGAATGACAATTCATTCTTTTTTTCAAATGCCTTTTGGACCAATTGTTCCTGAAGATTATAACGTAAATTCTTCTGCTTTTAATAAGAAATTTAGTAAAACAAAAATCAATATTATTAAGTCTATGGATTTATTAGTTATTGATGAGATTAGTATGGTACGAGCTGATTTATTAGATGGTATTGATAAGGTTTTACGAAGGTTTAAAAACAGAGAGTTGGTTTTTGGAGGTGTTCAATTACTTATGATTGGTGATCTACAGCAGCTTTCTCCAGTAGTTAGAGATTATGAATGGCACATACTAAAGCCTTATTATAAAAATGCTTTCTTTTTTAGTAGTATTGCTTTTCAGACTAGTAATACTATAACTATAGAATTAAAGCATATATATAGACAAGACAATCCTACATTTATCAATATTCTTAATGAGATAAGAAATGACACATTATCTCATCAATCTGCTAAGGAACTTAATAAAAGATTTAAGCCAGACTTTAAACCTTCAAAGGAAGATGGGTATATTTCTTTAACTACACATAATAACAAAGCAGAATCTATAAATAATGAAGCTTTAAAAGCTATAAAAGAAAAAGAAGTTGTTTATAAAGCAAAAATAGAAGGTAAGTTTCCTGAGGTTTCTTTTCCTAATAAAGAAGAGTTAATATTAAAAATTGGAGCTCAGGTTATGTTTATTAAAAATGATAGTTCTGTAGAGAAACGTTATTTTAATGGAAAGATAGGGACTGTTATTTTATTAGATAAAAATGAAGTTGTAGTTAAATGTCCTGATGATGATTTCAATATTAATGCTAGCCATGAGATATGGGAAAATATAAATTATTCTGTAAACAAAGAAACTAATAGCATTACTGAAAATAAAATAGGTTCTTTCTCTCAAATTCCATTAAGATTAGCATGGTCTATAACAATTCACAAAAGTCAAGGTTTAACATTCGAAAAAGCAATTATAGACGCTCAAGGAGCATTTGCTCATGGACAAACTTATGTTGCGCTTAGTAGGTGCAAAAGTTTAGAAGGCTTAGTTTTAAAAACAAAAATAGGTTCTAATCAAATTATAAGTGATAGTAATGTAATAACGTTTAATAAACTTGCAGAACAAAATCAACCAAACGAAACTATTTTAATAGATAGTAAAGTAAATTTTCAACTTAAATTAATTTCTGAAATATTTGATTTTTTTAAATTTATATATCCAATAAACAGAATTTTAGATATTTTTTATAAAAATAGAAATAGTATTCAAGGCGATATAGAAGCACCTTTATTATTAATTAAGAAAACAATTACTACTTTACTAAAAGTAGCAAATACATTTAAAATTCAACTTCAAGAAATATCTCAAAACTCAATTTTACCAGAGAATAACAAAGTACTTCAGGAGCGCTTTTTAAAAGCATTAGATTATTTTTTAAAAGAATTAAACAATAATATTATCGTATCTTATAAAAGTTTAAGTTTTACTACAGATAATAAAACTATAGACAGTGACTTGTCTAAAATGTTAGATGTTATAGAGGAGCAAATAGAAGCAAAGAAATTATTTTTCAATAAACTGTCTAAAGGCTTTAATGCAGAAAAGTATTTAAATTTGAGAGCTAAATCTGTCTTTTTAGCTAAAGAGGCTCCCAAGAAATCAAGAAAATCTATTGTAGATGGCACCACAAATGTTGATTTATTTGAATTACTTAGAGAATTAAGAAATGAATTGGCCCAAACTAATGATTTAATACATTATCAAATATTTACTCAAAAGTCTCTTTATGAGATGTGCGAAACACTACCAACTAATAAAAAAGAATTATTAAAAGTAAATGGTTTTGGTAAAACTCGAGTTGATAAATATGGCAATGAAATTTTAAAAATTATTAGAGAATATTGTGATGAAAATAATATAGAAACATCTAAAGACATAGAAATATTTGAAGAAAAGAAGCCTAAACGAAAAGTAGGAGAAACAAAAACAATATCTCTAAATTTATTTAAATCTGGTAAAACTGTTGAGCAAATTGCTATGGAGCGTGATTTAAATTTAAATACTATAATTGGGCATTTGGCTAGTTTTATTCCTTCAGGAGAAATTAAAATTTTAGATTTAATGTCTAAAAAGCATTTTGATGAATTAATGGAAATTATACCAACTCACAAATTTGAAAACCTTTCAGATTTAAAACATCAAATAGACGATAAATATACTTTTGGCGAGTTACGTTTAGTGTTAGATAATATGTCTAAATAATTAGTATTTAAATTCTAAATACATTACATAAAAAAAGCAGCCATTTGGCTGCTTTTTTTATAGGTAAAAAAGATATTAACCTTTTATAACACCTCTTGATATTACAATTTTTTGAATTTCAGATGTTCCCTCATAAATTTGAGTAATTTTTGCATCACGCATTAAACGTTCAACATGATATTCTTTTACAAATCCATTTCCACCGTGTATTTGTACAGCCTCAACAGTATGTTCCATAGCTACTTTAGAAGCATATAGTTTTGCCATAGCACTAGACATATCGTAATTATTACCTTGATCTTTATCCCAGGCAGCTTTCATAACTAAATGTCTTGCAGCCGAAATATCTGTATACATATCTGCTAATTTAAAAGCAATAGCTTGGTGGTTACAAATTTCTGTACCAAAAGCTTTACGTTCTTTAGAGTATTTTAATGCTAACTCGTAAGCACCAGATGCAATACCTAAGGCTTGAGCAGCAATACCAATACGACCACCAGA from Lacinutrix sp. 5H-3-7-4 includes the following:
- a CDS encoding helix-turn-helix domain-containing protein; translation: MFINKEIDLAWDFINNTDRNIFLTGKAGTGKTTFLHKLKKDSIKRMVIVAPTGVAAINAKGMTIHSFFQMPFGPIVPEDYNVNSSAFNKKFSKTKINIIKSMDLLVIDEISMVRADLLDGIDKVLRRFKNRELVFGGVQLLMIGDLQQLSPVVRDYEWHILKPYYKNAFFFSSIAFQTSNTITIELKHIYRQDNPTFINILNEIRNDTLSHQSAKELNKRFKPDFKPSKEDGYISLTTHNNKAESINNEALKAIKEKEVVYKAKIEGKFPEVSFPNKEELILKIGAQVMFIKNDSSVEKRYFNGKIGTVILLDKNEVVVKCPDDDFNINASHEIWENINYSVNKETNSITENKIGSFSQIPLRLAWSITIHKSQGLTFEKAIIDAQGAFAHGQTYVALSRCKSLEGLVLKTKIGSNQIISDSNVITFNKLAEQNQPNETILIDSKVNFQLKLISEIFDFFKFIYPINRILDIFYKNRNSIQGDIEAPLLLIKKTITTLLKVANTFKIQLQEISQNSILPENNKVLQERFLKALDYFLKELNNNIIVSYKSLSFTTDNKTIDSDLSKMLDVIEEQIEAKKLFFNKLSKGFNAEKYLNLRAKSVFLAKEAPKKSRKSIVDGTTNVDLFELLRELRNELAQTNDLIHYQIFTQKSLYEMCETLPTNKKELLKVNGFGKTRVDKYGNEILKIIREYCDENNIETSKDIEIFEEKKPKRKVGETKTISLNLFKSGKTVEQIAMERDLNLNTIIGHLASFIPSGEIKILDLMSKKHFDELMEIIPTHKFENLSDLKHQIDDKYTFGELRLVLDNMSK
- a CDS encoding putative porin; translation: MNKIILTLFLLLSSTIVTAQVLQPVKKKVKVSDDGLILNDSLSQGSSKSTSNKNIKNKDAKITDYLIISHLRDTTYVDTTQSIIKEYKYNYLRKDNFNLMPFSNLGQTYNTLSYDVKETSLMPKFGARARHFNYMEVDDINYYHVPTPLTELFYKSAFEQGQLLDAFFTTNVSKQLNFSIAYKGLRSLGKYQNLLTSTGNFRSTVSYKTKNKRYVLNAHFVAQDLLNQENGGLTDESVAFFMSGDDEFKNRGVLEVNFENAENILEGKRFYLNQSYDLISKKDSTANNTLSVAHVMNLEDKFYMYDQSIEEDEFFGDAYRTTNLKDKVTLEEFSNQLQLNYGNKILGDIQLNASHTNYNYGYNKIIVLNNQTIPNRLKGDILAVGGKYQKQLGGFRLQGDLGANVSGDFNGNHITVKASYNLNNDIKLLAQINNNSKAPNYNQQLYQSDYINYNWKTQFKNIKTQQLLFNLKSKKLANITVDASTINDYVYFKKDETSNTVKPFQSDKSITYLRLKLNKEIGYRNFYLNNTIMYQNVKDDNQVFNVPQIITRNTLYYANHLFKKALYLQTGITFNYFSKYNMNAYDPLLAEFYVQNEQELGGYPRLDFFINAKIRQTRIFLKAEHFNAAWSGYDYFAAPNNPYRDFSVRFGVVWNFFL